One Euphorbia lathyris chromosome 1, ddEupLath1.1, whole genome shotgun sequence DNA segment encodes these proteins:
- the LOC136219232 gene encoding uncharacterized protein, which produces MLFLRELVFFPVVYAAHFYVFVINHFTGKIDVIDNKALDKGVTVHSKYKGFAKALVKAYYLYIKRESPNCLNDISAYGSKHLKLKWKESSNNDDCGVFLLKHMESYFGQEESEWDIGVRNNNVDQLKNFRIEYCWKILSNSGNKEVAVVNEKALKWKNEQLK; this is translated from the exons ATGCTTTTTTTGAGAGAATTA GTATTCTTTCCAGTTGTTTATGCTGCCCATTTCTATGTTTTCGTTATTAACCATTTTACTGGAAAGATAGACGTCATTGATAACAAGGCTCTTGATAAAGGCGTAACAGTCCATAGTAAATATAAGGGTTTTGCAAAGGCTTTG GTGAAAgcatattatctttatataaaAAGAGAGAGCCCTAATTGCTTGAATGATATCAGTGCATATGGTTCAAAACATTTGAAGTTGAAGTGGAAAGAGTCAAGCAATAATGATGATTGTGGTGTTTTCCTTTTGAAACATATGGAATCCTATTTTGGACAAGAGGAGTCTGAATGGGATATTGGAGTTCGAAATAacaat GTTGATCAGTTGAAGAATTTCAGAATTGAATACTGTTGGAAGATTCTGTCAAATTCTGGAAACAAAGAAGTTGCTGTTGTAAATGAGAAGGCCTTAAAATGGAAGAATGAACAATTAAAATAA